Part of the Thermococcus sp. 18S1 genome, GCAGTCTATGTTGGGGAGCATGAATGCTCTCTTCTCCACCAAATCCGCGAGCCTCTCCGGCTCCTTGGTGGCGTCTATGACCGGAAGGCCCTCAACCGCATCCACGCCGGCCGAGGCTATAACGCCGCTCACCGCTATCGCGAGGCCGTCGTTGAGCTCCCTCACGTCCTCCTCGCTCCTCGCGCATATCACCTTGGGAACGTGCTGAACTGATTTGAATCCCTCCAGCAGGAGGAAATCGGCGGAGACCATCGAGAACAGCGCGTTGACGTCCTTGGCGTTGAAGAGGATGGCATCTGTATCGTTCGCCCTGACAAGGACGGCATCGGCGACCTTTGAGAGGCGCCACGTGTCGCTCCCTTCCCTGTCGAAGTCGGCGTGCATGCTCTTAGCTATAGCCACTCGG contains:
- the mobB gene encoding molybdopterin-guanine dinucleotide biosynthesis protein B, which gives rise to MRGIAFVGFKKSGKTTTVEAVARVLKERGYRVAIAKSMHADFDREGSDTWRLSKVADAVLVRANDTDAILFNAKDVNALFSMVSADFLLLEGFKSVQHVPKVICARSEEDVRELNDGLAIAVSGVIASAGVDAVEGLPVIDATKEPERLADLVEKRAFMLPNIDCGLCGFRCAEMARMIVNGEKTTKDCVVLSQKPKVTVKIDGQVLPMKDWVQELVEKTIKGMLSAMKGYRGGKRIEIVIRDD